The Macrobrachium rosenbergii isolate ZJJX-2024 chromosome 56, ASM4041242v1, whole genome shotgun sequence genome includes a region encoding these proteins:
- the LOC136836220 gene encoding protein FAM186A-like — translation MYDLGIPLNFIPTYDLGIPLGLMSTYDLGIPPDLMPIYDLGIPPDLMPIYDLGILLDLMPMCDLAIPLDLMPMHDLGIPLDLMLTYDLVIPLDLMLTYDLGIPLNFIPTYDLGIPLGLMSTYDLGIPLDLMFTYDLGIPLELMPMYDLGISLDLMPTYGLCIFLDLMPMYDLAIFLDLMPMYDLAIPLDLMPMYDLGIPLDLMLTYDLGIARDLMPTNDLSIPLDLVPTYDLGIPLDLTPTYDLDISLDPMPTNDLGIPLDLTPTYLSIPPDLMPTHDLHILLDLMPTYDLGIPLDIMPIYDPGIPLDLTPTYDLGIPLDLMLTYDLGIPLRLTPTYSLIIPLDLMLTYELGISLDLMPTYELGIPLDLIHMYDLGFPLDLVSTYDLGIPLDLMPTYAFGIPLDFMPMYDLGIPLTLCLHMTLSSLLTLCLQMTLAFPLPHAYI, via the coding sequence ATGTATGATCTTGGCATTCCCCTTAACTTTATACCTACATATGACCTTGGCATTCCCCTTGGCCTTATGTCTACATATGACCTTGGCATTCCCCCTGACCTAATGCCTATATATGACCTTGGCATTCCCCCTGACCTAATGCCTATATATGACCTTGGCATTCTCCTTGACCTTATGCCTATGTGTGACCTTGCCATTCCCCTTGACCTTATGCCTATGCATGACCTTGGCATTCCCCTTGACCTTATGCTTACATATGACCTTGTCATTCCCCTTGACCTTATGCTTACATATGACCTTGGCATTCCCCTTAACTTTATACCTACATATGACCTTGGCATCCCCCTTGGCCTTATGTCTACATATGACCTTGGCATTCCCCTTGACCTAATGTTTACGTATGACCTTGGCATTCCCCTTGAACTTATGCCTATGTATGACCTTGGCATTTCCCTTGACCTTATGCCTACATATGGTCTTTGCATTTTCCTTGACCTTATGCCTATGTATGACCTTGCCATTTTCCTTGACCTTATGCCTATGTATGACCTTGCCATTCCCCTTGACCTTATGCCTATGTATGACCTTGGCATTCCCCTTGACCTTATGCTTACATATGACCTCGGCATTGCCCGTGACCTTATGCCTACAAATGACCTTAGCATTCCCCTTGACCTTGTTCCTACATATGACCTTGGCATTCCCCTTGACCTTACACCTACATATGACCTTGACATTTCCCTTGACCCTATGCCTACAAATGACCTTGGTATTCCCCTTGACCTTACACCTACATACCTTAGCATTCCCCCTGACCTCATGCCTACACATGACCTTCACATTCTCCTTGACCTTATGCCTACATATGACCTGGGCATTCCCCTTGACATTATGCCTATATATGACCCTGGCATTCCCCTTGACCTTACACCTACATATGACCTTGGCATTCCCCTTGACCTTATGCTTACATATGACCTTGGCATTCCCCTTCGCCTTACACCTACGTACAGCCTTATTATTCCTCTTGACCTTATGCTTACATATGAACTTGGCATTTCCCTTGACCTTATGCCTACATATGAACTTGGCATTCCCCTTGaccttatacatatgtatgaccTTGGCTTTCCCCTTGACCTTGTGTCCACTTATGACCTTGGAATTCCCCTCGACCTTATGCCTACATATGCCTTTGGTATTCCCCTTGACTTTATGCCTATGTATGATCTAGGCATCCCCCTTACTTTATGCCTACATATGACCTTGTCATCCCTCTTGACATTATGCCTACAAATGACCTTGGCATTCCCATTACCTCATGCCTACATATGA